The Nisaea sediminum genome window below encodes:
- the prfB gene encoding peptide chain release factor 2 (programmed frameshift) produces MRAEITATAEEIKQSIELLRRHLDWDAAHVRLSELNALVEDQSLWDDAERAQKLMRERTQLEKSLNDVKQLEQDLADALELIELGEMEEDQGVVDEAEKSLFALKEICEKRQIESLLSGEADGFDCYLEVHAGAGGTEAQDWASMLLRMYTRWCDAHGYKVDWLEESAGEEAGIKSATIKVNGHNAYGWLKTESGVHRLVRISPYDSAARRHTSFSSVWVYPVIDDSIDIVIEEKDLRVDTYRASGAGGQHVNRTDSAVRITHIPTNIVVQCQNDRSQHRNRATAMDMLRARLYEAELQRREEEANAVEATKSDIGWGHQIRSYVLQPYQMVKDLRTSVETSATGAVLDGDIDLFLEASLAQKLGDGDKAKAAG; encoded by the exons ATGCGTGCCGAGATCACCGCGACCGCCGAAGAGATCAAGCAGTCGATCGAGCTGCTGAGGAGGCATCTT GACTGGGATGCCGCCCATGTCCGCCTTTCCGAGCTGAACGCCCTCGTCGAGGACCAGAGCCTCTGGGACGATGCAGAGCGCGCGCAGAAACTGATGCGCGAGCGCACCCAGCTCGAGAAGAGTCTGAACGACGTCAAGCAGCTCGAACAAGACCTCGCAGACGCGCTGGAACTAATCGAGCTCGGCGAGATGGAAGAGGATCAGGGTGTCGTCGACGAGGCCGAGAAGTCCCTCTTCGCGCTGAAGGAGATCTGCGAGAAGCGCCAGATCGAAAGCCTGCTCTCCGGCGAGGCCGACGGTTTCGACTGCTATCTCGAAGTTCATGCCGGTGCCGGCGGCACGGAGGCGCAGGACTGGGCCTCGATGCTGCTGCGCATGTACACCCGCTGGTGCGACGCGCACGGCTACAAGGTCGACTGGCTGGAAGAGAGCGCCGGCGAAGAAGCCGGTATCAAATCCGCGACGATCAAGGTCAACGGCCACAACGCCTATGGCTGGCTGAAGACCGAGAGCGGCGTCCACCGCCTGGTGCGGATCTCGCCCTATGACAGCGCCGCGCGCCGTCATACCAGCTTCTCCAGCGTCTGGGTCTATCCGGTGATCGACGACAGCATCGACATCGTGATCGAGGAAAAAGACCTGCGCGTCGACACCTACCGCGCCTCGGGCGCCGGCGGTCAGCACGTCAACCGGACGGACAGCGCGGTCCGCATTACCCACATCCCGACCAACATCGTCGTGCAGTGCCAGAACGACCGCTCGCAGCACCGCAACCGCGCGACCGCGATGGACATGCTCCGCGCCCGCCTCTACGAGGCGGAGCTGCAGCGCCGAGAGGAAGAGGCGAACGCGGTCGAGGCCACCAAGTCCGATATCGGCTGGGGCCACCAGATCCGTTCCTACGTCCTGCAGCCCTACCAGATGGTGAAGGACCTCCGCACCAGCGTGGAGACCTCGGCGACGGGAGCCGTGCTCGACGGCGATATCGATCTGTTCCTGGAGGCATCGCTGGCGCAGAAACTCGGGGACGGCGACAAGGCCAAGGCGGCGGGATAA
- a CDS encoding phosphatidylserine decarboxylase codes for MLNQQDDGVLKGVLVPVAREGYPFIAAFAVLTLLLYAVWEPLGFVGVMLTLWCVYFFRNPDRVTPVREGLVITPADGVVQMIVDAPPPKQLEMGDKPMCRVSVFMNVFDCHVNRIPVDGEVAKLAYVPGKFVNAAFDKASEENERQLVAVEMKDGRKVAFVQIAGLVARRIICYLQEGQPVRAGERFGLIRFGSRVDVYLPEGVNPLVTVGQRAVAGETVIADLNATEAARRGEVR; via the coding sequence ATGTTGAATCAGCAGGACGACGGCGTTCTGAAAGGCGTTCTGGTCCCCGTTGCGCGCGAGGGGTATCCCTTTATCGCCGCCTTCGCGGTCCTGACGCTGCTGCTCTATGCGGTCTGGGAGCCGCTCGGCTTCGTCGGCGTGATGCTGACGCTCTGGTGCGTCTATTTCTTCCGCAACCCGGACCGGGTGACGCCGGTGCGCGAGGGGCTGGTGATCACACCCGCCGACGGCGTGGTGCAGATGATCGTCGACGCGCCGCCGCCGAAGCAGCTCGAGATGGGCGACAAGCCGATGTGCCGGGTCTCCGTCTTCATGAACGTCTTCGACTGCCACGTGAACCGGATCCCGGTCGACGGCGAGGTCGCAAAGCTCGCCTATGTCCCGGGCAAGTTCGTCAATGCCGCCTTCGACAAGGCGAGCGAGGAGAACGAGCGCCAGCTGGTCGCGGTCGAGATGAAGGACGGACGCAAGGTCGCCTTCGTGCAGATCGCCGGTTTGGTTGCCCGCCGCATCATCTGTTACCTTCAGGAAGGCCAGCCGGTGCGCGCCGGCGAGCGTTTCGGCTTGATCCGCTTCGGCAGCCGGGTGGACGTCTACCTGCCGGAAGGCGTCAATCCGCTGGTGACGGTCGGACAGCGCGCGGTGGCCGGCGAAACGGTGATCGCCGACCTCAATGCGACGGAGGCGGCACGCAGGGGCGAGGTCCGCTGA
- a CDS encoding CDP-alcohol phosphatidyltransferase family protein, whose amino-acid sequence MIRAKRRRLPVISISKLIPNMITVMALCAGLSGVRFALNEQWTLAVGAIAVAAILDTLDGSMARLLKGQSKFGAELDSLGDFISFGVSPALILFLWSTHDLKSFGWMAALFFSTCMALRLARFNTKTDDPTLPPFTYRFFTGVPAPAAAGLGLLPLILSFEADFTFLHQPHFLAIWQVVVGLLMVSQIPTYSFKGARVPQKLVLPLLIVFGLCVAWLVSAPWQFFAALLFAYLVSLPFSYRSYLRLQRTVDVEDDDRADEVPSGPDANVTPIGKAKGDN is encoded by the coding sequence ATGATCAGGGCCAAACGGCGCCGGCTTCCGGTGATTTCGATCAGCAAGCTGATCCCGAACATGATCACGGTCATGGCGCTCTGCGCCGGCCTCTCGGGCGTCCGCTTCGCGCTCAACGAGCAATGGACGCTGGCGGTCGGCGCGATCGCGGTCGCGGCGATCCTGGATACGCTCGACGGCAGCATGGCGCGTCTGCTGAAAGGCCAGAGCAAGTTCGGCGCCGAGTTGGACTCTCTAGGTGACTTCATCAGCTTCGGCGTTTCGCCGGCGCTGATCCTCTTCCTATGGTCGACCCACGATCTGAAGAGCTTCGGCTGGATGGCGGCGCTGTTCTTCTCGACCTGCATGGCGCTCAGGCTCGCGCGCTTCAACACCAAGACGGACGACCCGACCCTGCCGCCCTTCACCTACCGCTTCTTCACCGGCGTGCCGGCGCCGGCCGCGGCCGGCCTTGGCCTGCTGCCGCTGATCCTCAGTTTCGAGGCGGATTTCACCTTCCTGCACCAGCCGCATTTCCTCGCCATCTGGCAGGTCGTCGTCGGTCTGCTCATGGTCTCGCAGATTCCGACCTACAGCTTCAAGGGCGCCCGCGTCCCGCAGAAGCTGGTATTGCCGCTGCTGATCGTCTTCGGCCTCTGCGTCGCCTGGCTGGTCAGTGCACCCTGGCAGTTCTTCGCCGCGCTGCTGTTCGCATATCTGGTCTCGCTGCCCTTCAGCTACCGGTCGTACCTGCGGCTGCAGCGGACAGTGGATGTGGAGGACGACGACCGAGCCGACGAGGTGCCAAGCGGTCCGGATGCGAATGTGACCCCGATAGGGAAGGCGAAAGGCGACAATTGA
- a CDS encoding LysM peptidoglycan-binding domain-containing protein, which yields MLSKPYIIGAAGVLVLAMAGGLFYLTSEEDVRPVPVETAAAPKAAPAPAPAPSTEAPAPATVEAPVAAAESGDDKPDLSQPSFDVVRVDPEGNTVIAGKALPNATVRIMDGDKRIGEVKADDKGDWVFLPEEKLPSGSSVLTLETPGEGDKEATKSGNAVVVVIPEKGKDIAGRDNTETQKPLAMVVPREQAPSKPTKILQAPAPAAEAPAKVANADPAPKPAAQSFPEKSATEGAGAKPGVSLDVIDYDEKGAVVFSGKTSADSDVQVYVDNELAARGKSDSAGNWSVKPERSIEAGTHQVRVDQVSEGGQVLARIELPFVRAVPFTGLPQDSVVIIQPGNNLWRIASRVYGSGFRYTEIYQANSDQIRDPDLIYPGQVFGLPALN from the coding sequence ATGCTGAGTAAGCCATACATCATTGGCGCCGCCGGAGTCCTGGTGTTGGCTATGGCTGGCGGGCTGTTCTACCTGACATCGGAAGAAGATGTCAGGCCGGTTCCTGTCGAGACAGCGGCGGCACCGAAAGCAGCTCCCGCACCGGCCCCTGCTCCCAGTACCGAGGCGCCCGCTCCCGCTACTGTGGAAGCACCGGTCGCTGCTGCCGAAAGCGGTGACGACAAGCCCGATCTCTCGCAGCCGAGTTTCGACGTCGTCCGCGTCGATCCGGAAGGCAACACGGTCATCGCCGGCAAAGCGTTGCCGAATGCGACAGTCCGGATCATGGACGGCGACAAGCGGATCGGCGAGGTCAAGGCGGACGACAAGGGTGACTGGGTCTTCCTGCCGGAAGAGAAGCTGCCCTCCGGGAGCAGCGTCCTGACGCTCGAGACGCCGGGCGAAGGCGACAAGGAAGCGACGAAGTCCGGCAATGCCGTCGTCGTCGTGATCCCGGAGAAGGGCAAGGACATCGCCGGCCGGGACAATACGGAGACGCAGAAGCCGCTCGCGATGGTCGTGCCGCGCGAGCAGGCTCCGAGCAAGCCGACGAAGATCCTGCAGGCGCCCGCTCCGGCGGCCGAAGCGCCGGCGAAAGTCGCCAATGCCGATCCGGCGCCCAAGCCGGCTGCGCAGTCCTTCCCGGAGAAGAGCGCGACTGAGGGTGCGGGCGCCAAACCCGGCGTCTCGCTTGATGTGATCGACTATGACGAAAAGGGCGCAGTGGTCTTCAGCGGCAAGACGTCGGCGGACTCGGATGTCCAGGTCTATGTCGACAACGAGCTCGCGGCGCGTGGCAAGTCCGACTCTGCCGGCAACTGGTCGGTCAAGCCGGAGCGGAGTATCGAAGCTGGAACCCACCAGGTCCGCGTCGATCAGGTCTCCGAGGGCGGACAGGTTCTGGCGCGGATCGAGCTGCCTTTCGTGCGTGCGGTCCCGTTCACGGGATTGCCTCAGGATTCCGTTGTCATTATACAGCCCGGCAACAATCTCTGGCGGATCGCGAGCCGGGTCTACGGCTCCGGTTTCCGCTATACCGAGATCTATCAGGCGAACAGCGACCAGATCCGCGATCCGGACCTGATCTATCCGGGCCAGGTCTTCGGTCTGCCGGCCCTGAACTAA
- a CDS encoding spermine/spermidine synthase domain-containing protein, with amino-acid sequence MSAFFEELDYRPTPIGPVSLRRRRELRLDVDVFEIMLGDEHLMSSLFTASEIALANLGIAALDGVGLEVLVGGLGLGYTAEAVLAHDRVGALVVVDYLEAVIDWHRTGLVPMGTALADDPRCRLVEADFFAGAASETGFDPETPGRKFDAILLDIDHSPEALLDARSASFYGSDGLRALATHLKPGGIFGLWSDDRTDPAFTERLSGVFSEASAEPVTFHNPLQDRPFTQTVYLARRD; translated from the coding sequence ATGAGCGCATTTTTCGAGGAACTGGACTACCGCCCCACACCGATCGGCCCCGTCAGCCTCCGCCGTCGGCGCGAGCTCAGGCTCGATGTCGATGTCTTCGAGATCATGCTCGGCGACGAACACCTGATGTCGAGCCTGTTCACGGCATCTGAGATCGCTCTCGCCAACCTCGGGATTGCAGCACTCGACGGTGTTGGCCTGGAGGTTCTGGTCGGCGGCCTCGGACTTGGCTACACGGCCGAAGCCGTTCTTGCGCACGACAGGGTCGGAGCGCTCGTCGTGGTCGACTATCTGGAAGCGGTCATCGACTGGCACCGCACCGGCCTCGTGCCAATGGGCACCGCCTTGGCGGATGACCCGCGCTGCCGCCTGGTCGAGGCGGATTTCTTCGCCGGTGCGGCCAGTGAGACCGGCTTCGATCCCGAAACACCCGGTCGCAAGTTTGACGCCATCCTGCTCGACATAGACCATTCGCCGGAAGCGCTGCTCGACGCGCGCAGCGCAAGCTTCTACGGATCGGACGGTTTGAGGGCGCTGGCCACCCATCTGAAGCCCGGCGGCATCTTTGGCCTCTGGTCAGACGACAGGACCGATCCCGCTTTCACCGAGCGGCTTTCAGGCGTGTTCTCGGAGGCCTCGGCGGAACCCGTGACATTCCACAACCCGCTGCAGGACCGCCCCTTCACGCAGACGGTCTATCTGGCACGGCGCGACTAG